The Cellulophaga sp. L1A9 genome window below encodes:
- a CDS encoding enoyl-ACP reductase, whose protein sequence is MSYNLLKGKRGIIFGALDENSIAWKTAERVHEEGGTFVLTNAPIAMRMGQIDVLAKKTGSEIIPADATSEEDLANLVAKATEILGGKLDFVLHSIGMSVNVRKGRKYTDEKYDFTAKGWDVSALSFHKVMQTLYKADAMNEWGSIVALTYMAAQRTFPDYNDMADNKAYLESVARSFGYFYGKEKKVRVNTISQSPTPTTAGQGVKGFDGFISYAEKMSPLGNATAQDCADYTITLFSDLTKKVTMQNLFHDGGFSNTGVSQEVIEYFSK, encoded by the coding sequence ATGTCATACAACCTATTAAAAGGAAAAAGAGGGATAATCTTCGGAGCTCTTGATGAAAATTCAATTGCATGGAAGACTGCAGAACGTGTTCATGAAGAAGGCGGAACTTTTGTGTTAACTAATGCGCCTATCGCCATGAGAATGGGGCAAATAGATGTACTTGCAAAGAAAACAGGTTCAGAAATTATTCCAGCAGATGCTACTAGCGAAGAAGACTTGGCTAATTTAGTAGCAAAAGCTACCGAAATTTTAGGAGGTAAATTAGATTTTGTTTTACATTCTATAGGAATGTCTGTAAATGTTCGTAAAGGAAGAAAGTATACGGATGAGAAATATGATTTCACAGCTAAAGGTTGGGATGTTTCTGCTTTATCTTTTCATAAAGTAATGCAAACGCTTTATAAGGCTGATGCTATGAATGAATGGGGGAGTATTGTGGCCTTAACGTATATGGCAGCACAACGTACTTTTCCTGATTATAATGACATGGCAGATAATAAGGCGTATTTAGAGTCTGTTGCGCGTAGTTTTGGATACTTTTATGGTAAAGAAAAGAAAGTTCGCGTAAACACAATCTCTCAATCTCCAACACCTACAACTGCTGGTCAAGGGGTAAAAGGTTTTGATGGTTTTATCAGCTACGCAGAAAAAATGTCTCCTTTAGGAAATGCAACTGCTCAAGATTGTGCTGATTATACGATTACTTTATTTTCGGATTTAACGAAGAAAGTTACCATGCAGAATTTATTTCATGATGGAGGCTTCTCTAATACAGGAGTTAGTCAAGAAGTTATTGAGTATTTCAGTAAATAA
- the recN gene encoding DNA repair protein RecN: protein MLNSLSIQNYALIDKLNVTFNDGFTIITGETGAGKSILLGGLGLVLGKRADLSSLRDETKKCIIEATFDVEKYHLKDFFTEKDLDFEKKTIIRREILPSGKSRAFVNDSPVTLDILSSLGDRLIDIHSQHQTLQLADNDFQLKVIDALAANGTLLVKFNEGLSSYQKTQRELKKLVAFQENATKEYDYNSHLLKELEVAPLKLGILEELEEQYEQLNNVEIIEEHLSKGHSLLNDEQIGIVTLLTELKLASSKLAAFGQQFVGLNERINSVFIEVDDISSELQTLQENSEANPEVLEQVNTKLQLLYNLFKKHNVAAIEELIDIKEKLSESVSAADSVEADIVSKEKELKTKEKTLDDLALKIRKKRNKVIPELQKQLLESLAQLGMPSATFKIEINPSSTFNSSGKDELLFLFAANKGSNYGDLKKVASGGELSRIMLTIKSILAKYEQLPTMMFDEIDTGVSGEISGKMGDIMKAMSATMQVFSITHLPQVASKGIHHFKVYKEEEGMVTHTRMKKLSTEERIRELAEMLGGKDISESALAHAKQLLG, encoded by the coding sequence GTTTAGGGCTTGTCTTAGGAAAAAGAGCAGATTTGAGCTCGCTTCGTGATGAAACAAAGAAATGTATCATCGAAGCCACTTTCGATGTTGAAAAATATCATTTGAAAGACTTCTTTACGGAGAAAGATCTTGATTTTGAGAAAAAAACAATTATCAGAAGAGAAATTTTGCCAAGTGGTAAGTCTAGAGCGTTTGTAAACGACTCACCTGTTACTTTGGATATTTTGTCTAGTTTAGGTGATCGGCTTATAGATATTCACTCACAACATCAAACCTTACAATTAGCAGATAATGACTTTCAATTAAAGGTGATTGATGCACTTGCAGCTAATGGTACTCTTTTAGTTAAATTTAATGAAGGGCTATCATCATATCAAAAAACACAGCGAGAACTAAAGAAGCTAGTTGCATTTCAAGAAAATGCAACTAAAGAATACGATTACAATAGTCACCTTTTAAAAGAGTTAGAAGTTGCGCCTTTAAAACTAGGTATTCTTGAAGAGTTAGAAGAGCAATATGAGCAATTAAATAATGTTGAAATAATTGAAGAGCACTTGTCTAAAGGACATTCGTTGTTAAATGATGAGCAAATTGGGATTGTAACTTTACTGACGGAACTAAAATTAGCTTCTAGTAAATTAGCAGCATTTGGTCAGCAATTTGTAGGTTTAAATGAACGTATCAATTCTGTGTTTATAGAAGTAGACGATATTTCATCAGAATTGCAAACACTTCAAGAGAACTCAGAAGCTAATCCTGAGGTTCTAGAGCAAGTAAATACCAAACTTCAATTGCTGTACAACTTGTTTAAAAAGCATAATGTAGCTGCTATAGAAGAGTTGATTGATATCAAAGAAAAATTATCGGAAAGTGTAAGCGCAGCAGATAGTGTAGAGGCTGATATTGTTTCAAAAGAAAAAGAACTTAAAACAAAAGAGAAAACTTTGGATGATCTTGCTTTAAAGATCAGAAAAAAAAGAAACAAAGTAATTCCAGAATTACAAAAGCAACTCTTAGAAAGTTTAGCGCAATTAGGAATGCCAAGTGCTACTTTTAAAATTGAAATTAATCCTTCTTCAACGTTTAATTCATCAGGAAAAGATGAGTTGCTCTTTTTGTTTGCAGCAAATAAAGGATCTAATTATGGTGATCTAAAAAAGGTAGCTTCTGGTGGAGAGTTGTCTAGAATAATGTTAACTATTAAATCTATTTTAGCAAAATACGAACAATTACCTACCATGATGTTCGATGAAATAGATACAGGGGTTTCTGGTGAAATATCTGGAAAAATGGGCGACATTATGAAAGCGATGAGTGCTACCATGCAAGTTTTTTCCATTACCCATTTACCGCAAGTAGCTTCTAAAGGAATACATCATTTCAAGGTGTATAAAGAGGAAGAAGGTATGGTTACACATACTCGAATGAAAAAACTATCAACAGAGGAGCGTATTAGAGAATTAGCAGAGATGTTAGGAGGAAAAGATATTTCTGAGTCTGCATTAGCTCATGCCAAACAATTATTGGGGTAG